From a single Lolium rigidum isolate FL_2022 chromosome 7, APGP_CSIRO_Lrig_0.1, whole genome shotgun sequence genomic region:
- the LOC124669756 gene encoding pentatricopeptide repeat-containing protein At5g61800-like, with amino-acid sequence MDGYIKAGLLGLAMKEFQRMPQRDAASWGTVVAGCAKAGSWKQAMGLFDRMRVEGFKPDDVALAAALSCCAQLGALEKGQEVHKYITQSRPRPNVFLCTGLVDLYAKCGRVDVAREVFDSCPARNVFTWNALIVGLAMHGHGTVALEYFNRMLLQGVRPDGVTFLGVLIGCSHAGLVGMAKRIFSEMEGKHGVPRELKHYGCMADLLGRAGLIEEAIEMVEKMPTEGDTYVWGGILAGCRMHGNVEAAEVAARHLLELNPQDSGVYSVLAGIYADAARWEDVARVRKLMDERIARRNVGCSSITADH; translated from the coding sequence ATGGACGGGTACATCAAGGCTGGCCTGCTGGGGCTTGCCATGAAGGAGTTCCAGCGGATGCCGCAGCGGGACGCTGCATCCTGGGGCACGGTGGTAGCCGGGTGCGCAAAGGCTGGAAGCTGGAAGCAGGCCATGGGGCTGTTTGACAGGATGAGGGTGGAGGGTTTCAAGCCAGACGACGTGGCACTGGCCGCAGCGCTGTCATGCTGCGCGCAGCTCGGGGCGCTAGAGAAGGGACAAGAGGTCCATAAGTACATAACACAAAGCAGGCCCCGGCCAAACGTGTTCTTGTGTACAGGGCTCGTTGATCTGTACGCAAAGTGTGGGCGTGTCGATGTTGCCCGAGAGGTCTTCGACTCGTGCCCTGCGAGGAATGTCTTCACCTGGAACGCGCTCATCGTCGGGCTGGCAATGCATGGGCATGGCACAGTGGCACTCGAGTACTTCAACCGGATGCTGCTTCAGGGGGTTCGACCGGATGGAGTCACTTTCTTAGGGGTACTGATTGGTTGCAGCCATGCTGGCCTGGTTGGCATGGCAAAGAGGATCTTCTCCGAGATGGAGGGCAAGCATGGTGTGCCTCGGGAGCTTAAGCACTATGGATGCATGGCTGACTTGCTTGGTCGAGCCGGGCTCATCGAGGAAGCGATTGAGATGGTCGAGAAGATGCCGACAGAAGGGGACACTTACGTCTGGGGAGGTATACTCGCGGGTTGTAGAATGCACGGCAACGTGGAAGCAGCGGAGGTTGCTGCAAGGCATTTGCTGGAGCTCAACCCTCAAGACAGCGGGGTGTACTCTGTCCTGGCCGGGATCTATGCAGATGCTGCTAGGTGGGAGGATGTTGCCAGGGTTAGGAAATTGATGGATGAAAGGATTGCTAGGAGAAATGTCGGTTGCAGTTCCATTACGGCGGACCACTAG